The following proteins are encoded in a genomic region of Candidatus Brocadiaceae bacterium:
- a CDS encoding zinc ribbon domain-containing protein: MPLVEYRCEDCGHVTEILVRVSEDQAPPCPECGSARTRRLISSFAARVAPGKPVGRCETCPHDSCPMR; the protein is encoded by the coding sequence ATGCCGCTTGTGGAGTATCGCTGTGAGGACTGCGGGCACGTCACGGAGATCCTCGTGAGGGTCTCGGAGGACCAGGCTCCGCCCTGCCCCGAGTGCGGCAGTGCGCGTACGCGCCGGCTGATCTCCTCGTTTGCCGCGCGCGTGGCGCCCGGCAAGCCCGTCGGCCGTTGCGAGACATGCCCGCACGACTCATGCCCGATGCGCTGA
- a CDS encoding iron-containing alcohol dehydrogenase has translation MNAVTARARALIEEFKGEAYAFGPGAVASAGRLAARLGRRFLLVVGRSGGANGMRDGLRDAFRAAGLAIVDECPGAAPNSPLEDVERVRDRILAVRPDAVVGLGGGSLIDALKASVALACLGGRCDDYYGVGRVSARMRAEGKALMPHLAVMTAAASAAHLTKYANVTDMATFQKRLLIDEALVPCAAIFDYRATATMSPGFTRIGAFDGICHLLEVYFGMDPGHALFPRVTEVALTGLELIVSALPRVLDDPGSQPMREAMGLGTDLGGYAIMMGSTNGPHLNSFSLVDLMDHGAATALLVPYYTCFFAPAIEEKLRNVGRVYRAHGLLEDGADLDALAGMDLGMAVSGAMLTMARQAGLPTALNEVDGFGPQHVERMLSAAREPGLASKLAAMPIPMTAGDVERYMRPLLEAAALGDRSLIVPPRT, from the coding sequence ATGAACGCCGTGACGGCCCGGGCTCGGGCGCTGATCGAGGAGTTCAAAGGCGAGGCGTATGCATTCGGCCCCGGGGCCGTGGCCTCCGCCGGCCGGCTGGCCGCCCGCCTCGGGCGTCGCTTCCTGCTCGTTGTGGGGCGATCGGGTGGGGCCAACGGGATGCGGGACGGCCTCCGGGACGCCTTTCGGGCGGCCGGTCTGGCCATCGTCGACGAATGCCCCGGCGCCGCGCCGAACTCGCCCCTGGAGGACGTGGAGCGCGTCCGCGACCGGATCCTGGCCGTCCGCCCGGACGCCGTCGTGGGGCTCGGCGGCGGCAGCCTCATCGACGCGCTCAAGGCCTCGGTGGCGCTGGCCTGCCTCGGCGGTCGTTGCGACGACTACTACGGCGTCGGGCGGGTCTCGGCGCGCATGCGGGCGGAGGGCAAGGCGCTGATGCCGCACCTTGCCGTGATGACGGCTGCCGCTTCCGCCGCACACCTGACGAAGTATGCCAACGTGACCGACATGGCCACGTTCCAGAAGCGCCTGCTCATCGATGAGGCGCTCGTGCCGTGCGCCGCCATCTTCGACTACCGGGCCACCGCCACCATGTCGCCCGGGTTCACGCGCATCGGGGCGTTCGACGGCATCTGCCACCTGCTGGAGGTCTACTTCGGCATGGACCCGGGGCACGCGCTCTTCCCGCGCGTGACCGAGGTGGCGCTGACGGGCCTGGAACTGATCGTCTCGGCGCTGCCGCGGGTGCTGGACGACCCCGGATCGCAGCCGATGCGCGAGGCCATGGGGCTGGGGACCGACCTGGGCGGCTACGCCATCATGATGGGTAGCACGAACGGGCCGCACCTGAACAGCTTCTCCTTGGTGGACCTGATGGACCACGGCGCGGCGACTGCGCTCCTGGTGCCGTACTACACGTGTTTCTTCGCCCCGGCCATCGAGGAGAAGCTGCGCAACGTGGGCCGCGTCTACCGGGCCCACGGCCTCCTGGAGGACGGGGCGGACCTGGATGCCCTTGCCGGCATGGACCTCGGCATGGCCGTCTCCGGCGCCATGCTGACGATGGCCCGCCAGGCCGGCCTGCCCACGGCGCTGAACGAGGTGGACGGCTTCGGCCCGCAGCACGTCGAGCGGATGCTCTCGGCGGCCAGGGAGCCGGGGCTCGCCTCGAAGCTGGCGGCCATGCCCATCCCGATGACGGCCGGGGACGTGGAACGCTACATGCGCCCGCTCCTGGAGGCCGCCGCCCTCGGCGACCGGTCGCTCATCGTGCCGCCTCGGACGTGA
- a CDS encoding flavodoxin family protein, with protein MRILAVNGSPRKAESHTEILLRPMLDAARAGGAKVEYVYLDDLDVRPCTGCFSCWTRTPGRCILRDGGAAMLERLAAADVFVLGFPLHILGVPARVQAFLERLLPTAQPWLGRNGDAEGRHPLQAGAGTVRWLVLSNCGFADESSFDALRFKFRRLGVEPVCLAAGGFLDTLSGTPMLAEPWEALRGSLGQAGRELAQSGRISQETRALLERPIIEWAGLTAQQFEEAVGEYFRNDPDASPDGPG; from the coding sequence ATGAGGATACTGGCCGTCAACGGCAGTCCCCGCAAGGCGGAGAGCCACACCGAGATCCTGCTGCGGCCCATGCTGGACGCGGCGCGGGCGGGGGGCGCGAAGGTCGAGTACGTCTACCTCGACGACCTGGACGTGCGGCCCTGCACCGGCTGCTTCAGTTGCTGGACCAGGACGCCGGGCAGGTGCATACTGCGCGACGGCGGCGCCGCCATGCTCGAACGACTGGCGGCGGCGGACGTGTTCGTGCTCGGTTTCCCGCTCCATATCCTCGGCGTGCCGGCACGCGTCCAGGCCTTCCTGGAGCGGCTCCTGCCGACCGCACAGCCGTGGCTGGGCCGCAACGGAGACGCAGAGGGCCGCCACCCGCTGCAGGCCGGCGCCGGGACGGTCAGGTGGCTTGTCCTGTCGAACTGCGGCTTCGCGGACGAGTCGTCCTTCGACGCTCTGCGATTCAAGTTCCGTCGCCTGGGCGTGGAGCCCGTCTGCCTCGCCGCGGGCGGATTCCTGGACACTCTCTCAGGCACGCCGATGCTGGCGGAACCATGGGAGGCATTGCGGGGTTCGCTCGGACAGGCCGGACGCGAACTGGCTCAGAGCGGACGCATCTCGCAGGAGACGCGCGCTCTGCTCGAACGGCCCATCATCGAATGGGCCGGCCTGACCGCGCAGCAGTTCGAGGAAGCGGTGGGCGAGTACTTCCGCAACGACCCGGACGCCTCACCGGACGGGCCGGGGTAA
- a CDS encoding GNAT family N-acetyltransferase: MAGESIRPCAKQDAPAVVTMWNDALMREAAGHEWYLAAHRLTVPALEQVAAHPNYRADGGLVCEVDGEVVAYGRAAVRHVPAFEGQDLSALPAYLEGFVVDERWRGRGIGGRILTQLEAFARSSGRDAVQMNCFWSPIRPMSLLPGSTGYGFLLRRGYEALPPEMQLRLTFEGAGFDHKARQGRQRLREQGLDLRYYEDADRASFEELLRGHFLAWWHDLYGPNLDRPTPHGVLVALDGRRVVGFIGFVHVKDDGTADFTPGVHPDYRRRGIATALLDMWAAEVQRLGAVRSEIATNVENAARHIYFEMGYEKIGEFSSRLTRKLD; encoded by the coding sequence ATGGCCGGCGAGTCGATACGCCCCTGTGCGAAGCAGGATGCCCCTGCCGTCGTGACGATGTGGAACGACGCCCTGATGCGGGAGGCGGCGGGCCACGAGTGGTACCTGGCGGCGCACCGGCTCACCGTGCCGGCGCTCGAACAGGTGGCGGCGCATCCGAACTACCGGGCCGACGGGGGCCTGGTCTGCGAGGTGGACGGCGAGGTGGTCGCCTACGGCCGGGCGGCCGTTCGGCACGTCCCCGCGTTTGAGGGCCAGGACCTGAGCGCGCTTCCGGCGTACCTGGAGGGGTTCGTCGTGGATGAGCGCTGGAGGGGACGGGGCATCGGCGGACGCATCCTGACGCAACTGGAGGCCTTCGCGCGGAGCAGCGGCAGAGACGCCGTCCAGATGAACTGCTTCTGGTCGCCGATCCGGCCGATGTCGCTGCTGCCCGGCTCCACGGGCTACGGCTTCCTTCTGCGGCGCGGCTACGAGGCGCTGCCGCCCGAGATGCAGTTGCGGCTGACGTTCGAGGGTGCCGGATTCGATCACAAGGCCCGTCAGGGGCGCCAACGGCTGCGCGAACAGGGCCTGGACCTCCGGTACTACGAGGATGCCGACCGGGCGTCCTTCGAGGAGCTTCTCCGCGGGCATTTCCTCGCGTGGTGGCACGACCTGTACGGGCCGAACCTGGATCGGCCGACGCCGCACGGCGTGCTCGTGGCGCTCGACGGGCGGCGGGTCGTCGGGTTCATCGGGTTCGTGCACGTGAAGGACGACGGGACGGCGGACTTCACCCCCGGCGTGCACCCCGACTACCGCCGGCGGGGCATCGCCACCGCGCTGCTGGACATGTGGGCCGCCGAGGTGCAGCGCCTGGGGGCCGTCCGGAGCGAGATCGCCACCAATGTGGAGAACGCCGCTCGCCACATCTACTTCGAGATGGGCTACGAGAAGATCGGGGAGTTCTCCTCTCGGCTGACACGGAAGCTGGATTGA
- a CDS encoding serine/threonine protein kinase: protein MTDAMPEKFGKCKIVKELGHGATAYVYLARHEVLDMPVAVKVLRRGLSERKPHYAERFLREAKMAAWLDHPNIVRVIDCGVEHGHHYMVMDYVDGPNCLRLLGDRPSGMEWREAVEVALQVADALAYAVSRDVIHRDVKPSNIMIDSTGRARVTDLGLAKLTIKGMAALTQELHTVGTPNYMSPEQIKSSSDLDLRADIYSLGASLYHMVCGSPPFNGKTAMEVVAMHVGAPLEPPFRRRPGLPRSLSSVICKMMAKAPGDRYQDYASLTGDLRNLLAGKETSAADFHETALPVRDDELRDILDQLQFSAGLDIETEEQAPHEDGAEVGQERDALGSSDISPFGPEDYSAYVPPPEESSASTLLQQARDRRRELIIGLIIAGAFVVIVAIILLVAIGGR, encoded by the coding sequence ATGACCGACGCTATGCCGGAGAAGTTCGGCAAGTGCAAGATCGTCAAGGAGCTGGGCCATGGTGCAACGGCGTACGTGTATCTGGCCCGGCATGAAGTGCTGGACATGCCCGTGGCGGTCAAGGTCCTCCGGAGGGGGCTCAGCGAGCGCAAGCCTCATTATGCCGAGCGCTTTTTGCGCGAGGCGAAGATGGCCGCCTGGCTGGACCACCCGAACATCGTGCGCGTGATCGACTGCGGCGTGGAGCACGGCCACCACTACATGGTGATGGACTACGTGGACGGGCCGAACTGCCTGCGGCTCCTGGGCGACCGCCCGAGCGGCATGGAGTGGCGGGAGGCGGTCGAGGTGGCCCTTCAGGTGGCCGACGCTCTGGCGTACGCCGTCTCGCGCGACGTGATCCACCGGGACGTGAAGCCCAGCAACATCATGATCGACAGCACGGGGCGCGCGCGCGTGACCGACCTGGGCCTGGCCAAGCTGACCATCAAGGGGATGGCCGCCCTGACGCAGGAGCTGCACACGGTCGGCACGCCGAACTACATGAGCCCGGAGCAGATCAAGTCGTCCAGCGACCTGGACCTCCGCGCGGACATCTACTCGCTGGGCGCTTCCCTCTATCACATGGTCTGCGGGTCGCCGCCGTTCAACGGCAAGACGGCGATGGAGGTCGTGGCCATGCACGTGGGGGCGCCCCTGGAGCCGCCGTTCCGGCGCCGTCCCGGGCTGCCGCGGTCGCTCTCCAGCGTGATCTGCAAGATGATGGCCAAGGCGCCGGGGGACCGGTACCAGGACTACGCATCCCTGACGGGCGACCTCCGGAACCTCCTGGCGGGCAAGGAGACGTCCGCTGCCGACTTCCACGAGACGGCCCTGCCGGTGCGGGACGACGAACTGCGCGACATCCTGGACCAGTTGCAGTTCTCCGCCGGGCTCGACATCGAGACGGAGGAACAGGCGCCCCACGAGGACGGCGCCGAGGTCGGCCAGGAGAGAGACGCGCTGGGCAGCTCCGATATCTCTCCGTTCGGGCCCGAGGACTACTCCGCCTACGTCCCGCCCCCGGAGGAGTCATCGGCCAGCACGCTGCTCCAGCAGGCGCGCGACCGGCGGCGCGAACTGATCATCGGCCTGATCATCGCGGGTGCGTTCGTCGTCATCGTCGCCATCATCCTGCTCGTCGCCATCGGCGGGCGCTGA